The genomic segment TCAGAGTACCTCTGTTTTCTTGAAAGGTAGCGATCAACTTTTCTTCAGCAGGACAGAATGGCGAGAAGTGGTATGAGAAGCTCAGCCCTGGCTCGAGCCCAGTCCCAGCTTGCTGGTCAAAGAGTTCCTGTAAGACCCAAAGATGCTGCAGATGAGTTACAGGTCTGTGTGCTGCTTCTtctgttttattcatttattccTGTATTTAgtttctgttttattttatttttttcctttcatttaggccccattcacacgaccgtaagggcTCCATGCCCGTATTGCAGACCACAAAGGGCCCAATGACTTGAATGGCTCTGCGATCTGCAAGGACATTTCCTATCTTTTGAGGAACAGAGGCCCGGATTGGAAGcacttctatgggaattctggTCTGTGCCTCTGAACCTCAGAAGAAAGTACATATCCTATATTTTGATGAATtttgcagatcgtggacccattcaagtcagtggatcCGCATCTGCACCATggagtgcacacggctggtgccatgcattgcggtccacagcactggCACGGAGCTCTTACGTTAGTCTGTTTGAGTCTTTAGCTCAGCTCAGAGATGGATCCTAAAGAGAAGGAGAGACTTGGATTTCCCCCTCTTTTTGGGATCCAAGTAATTtcctaatttaaagggaacctgtcaccataataaatgcagtgcagtctgcaggcagcgtgtaatagaacaggaggagctgagtagattgatatatagatttgtAGTAAGAGtttcaggataaggcctcatgcacacgaccattgtgtgcatccgcgtttgttccgtcatttttcagtttagcggaggtcccattcatttctgtggagctgtgaaaaaaaactgatagtcctccgttttttctccgcgtccgtgattccagtccgtcaaaaaaatataacctgtcctattcttgtcagtggaaaacggaggacggacccattcaagtcaatgggtccgtcaaaaaaaacggatacacAACTGGTATgttatccgtgtccgcgtccgtgtttgttttttttctacaagaccttggtgcaataaaattacacttttttattttttttcccctgtcagacaaaaaaaaaggaagactcaaggaaacacaactgaagcaaaatcggacacggaccactgaagccaaatcactgacagtgaaaaaacactgtcgtgtgcatgaggcctaacctgtATTCTCCTTATCATCCTCCACAATGGCACTAGACTGAGATGACCCTCCTCCAACCTAGTAGGGAGAGGAAGAATACATTTGACCCAGTTCTGGCTCCTcttcagtgtcttcctgtcccttcCAGTTGGGGAGAGGTCTAGCTCACAACAAACAGTAGCTTTGGGGTCGTTCCTGTGAAGGCAGTCAAGGGGCGGTGGTGATTGTTTTATGCCTACCGGGTGGATGAGGCAGTGTGGCCTGGATGGTGTCATTTGGTGACTGTTAGAGCTGGGCAGTATTTTTGGCTGCGGGCTCCTGCTACCTTTCTAGTATAGATTGCAGCCCTCCGCTATCTGATTGGTTTAGCACTGGCTGATGATGTCAGCAGGGGGGCATGTCTAAGGTGACTGTGCTAATGCCTGCGGTCAGTGGGTGTGGGCAGGAAATGATGTCGCAGAGATTGAAGGCGGATGTTGCCCTATGATCTGAGATCTTCAAGTAAGAAAGCATTTAAAAGCAGTACTGTGTACTACCGCAGGTAGTCGTCCTGTAATCATGTCTGAGCTGGGGGACGGCATGGAGGCCGTAAGTCACTGTTCTGGGGGTAGTATTCTAGATTGTGTTTGATCTGGATGTGCATATAGAGTAATAAGGACAGCTCACATAAAGTGAGATCAGCCCCTAAAGTTAGGACTAAAACTTCTTATTCTTATACAAATAAGTCCGAAATGCATGACTCATATAGCCAAAGACCTAGGGGGAGAATTATTATCTCCCTGTGTCTCTTTTTTTGGTGGAAAAAAGTAGCAAATCTcctgttttgtgactttttaaatgtggTGTCCTCGCCACTTTCTGAAAACAGGGTGGGGAGTGAGCAGGGCCAGGGGTCTGCTAAATTTACCTTCATTTATGCATATTTTAAGGCAgaaatgaagacagaaatctacaGCATCTCCAAGCTGCCATAGGTTTTATTCTGGCGCACGGACACCCGGAGGATGCGCCTGTGTCTTGTCATAAATTAATTGCATCCTCTGGTAGCGCAGGCGATTTCAAAGACTGGCATAGAACCCCAGTCCTTGGTAAATCTCTCCCCTAGTTCCTACTTTAAAAGAGGCATTGAGAGATGTAGTTAAGCAAGAGATGCGTTTTATCTGAACTTTCTGTATCTACGTAATTCTCTTCTAAGTGTAAGGAAAGAGGAATTATTTGTTTTGCGGCACCATATAACTCACAATAGGTGATAGCACAGCTTTTCTCATCCCTCCTGCATGCCTAGAAAAATCTCCTATAGAAGCCAGTTGTGTCCCTTGCTGTCCATTATGTTTATGAAACCTATTTTAGCCTGATGACCAGTGTGGAcattgcaggattatatacatttttttatttagatagtggaatagaaaagtaaaaaaaaaaactctactataaaaaatatatgttttaataTAAAATTGTGATTTAAAAATATTCTATTAATTGCCTGTTAATTCTGGACTGTGAAGTCAAGAAAGTTACTGACATACTGGTATTTcctttaggctaagttcacacgaacgtgtgtgatccgtggccgtattgcgggccacaatacacggccacagttccgtgtgcattccgcatgacggatgcggacccattcacttcaatgggtccgcaaatccggaattgcggaacggccgcacggaacgggacccctcggaagcactactgagtgcttccgtgggcttgcgTCCcgtacttgtcctatctttttgcggaacgggcggatcgcggacccattaaagtgaatgggtccgcgatccgatatggctgacctacggccggcgatcgtgcattgcggccctcaATTTgcaaattaggcctctttcacactaccgtttttttttttcgttttgtgggacgttttttgcgttccgtatacggaaccattcatttcaatggttccgcaaaaaaaaacggaatgtactccgtatgcattccgtttccgtttttccgttgaaagatagaacatgtcctatatttggccgcaaatcacgttccgtggctccattaaagtcaatgggtccgcaaaaaaaacggaatgcagacggaaatgcatccgtatgtcttccgtatccgttccgttttctgcggaaccatctattgaaaatgttatgcccagcccaattttctctatgtaattactgtatactctatatgccatatggaaaaacggaaccggaacggaaaacactgaaatcgacatactgtagtgtgaaagaggccttatacagagagagctgccaATCACTGACCGCCTCATTGATGgcaaagctcagaatgagcaggaatataaatgaataaaatacaggtTATACTGAATCCTTCCCCATAAAATGATAtacattaatctgctcagctcctcgtgCTTCACACCATGCTGCCAGGagtcggttaaaaaaaaaaaaaaaaaaaaaaaggctgaggcactaggggtgtcatttattaagaccggcgttttagacaccagtcttcaTCACCTCTTCAGATCCactgccagatataggggttattaagagacgcaggcctctacataactttgtccaatccagcgccagtctaaatgtaagccagcttcctagctcTATTACatgtagaccattttctacgcagagaaaatgatgaatgagtcgggcctgccagcccccccccccaatccatgCCCACTttcttagacctggcgtgagctaggaaaagtcgcagattgcagcacaaataatctttgcgccgcaatctgcaccagaaataagcCTAATATAGGCGTGTTTCTGTATGATAAATGACCTCCTATATGTCCTTAATACTTTCTCTACCTTTATGGTCCACATCTAGTCTTCAAAACCTTGATCGGAAGACTGAAATGTGGAAACCCATCCTTTAAGGGGCTTTTCCAAGTGCCTgtccattggatagcagctgtgcttggtattaccttgagtgggactgagctgcgcctaggccatgtgaccaatgaatgtgacatctcTAACCTAGGAAGAGTCCACAGCTCCCACCAggactctttaaacagctgattggtggggtgcgaGGAGTCAGACACCCACTGATCTGATGTTCATTACCTATCCTACGGGAAGgtcatctgtctgtctatctatctattttgcaTTTTAGGAATATATGCATGCACTTAGCAAGAAGACAAGTGCTTTAAAACTCTCCCAGCCACCTGTTTCTGACCTGAGCGACTCGTCAGCTGAAGAACAAGATAGTGAAAAGTACAGAGCAACTGCTAGTCCTcagcaattatcgggaacacaTAGTCGGTTTCTAAAGAAGAAAACACCATCTAGTAATGATGTCAAGAAAAATGCTATAGTCACAACTGAGGCCAAGATGCCCGCCCATCCCCAGCCTGTCCAGTCAAAGATGCCAACCAGTGCAGCCCTGAGAAGATTGGCAGAAATTGAGTACAGACATCAGTTAAGGTGCAGATTGCTTTGCTTTCTTTGTTAACATgtagttctttttttattttccatttattcttttttgtttttttgggggggatcatatatatatatatatatatatatatatatatatatatatatataatttctttGGCTTATATGCATTTTGCTATGTCCTGACTTTACTTTTACAGAAAGTCACAGATAGACATTTCTGAGAATGACTCTGACTTAAGGACTTCTGAAGAAAGGCCTTTCTCTAATAGATCAAGCAGTGAATTCAGCAcccgagaaaaaatatttttaaaaaagaaaGTTAACATAATGGAGCCAGAACATGCAAGACAGAACAGTGGGCATGTTGTCCACAACAAAACTGCAAAAAGTAAGCCAGGAACGATCGAAAGTGAAGAAGAAGAAATGCTCCATCTTGTTGGCAGCTCAGTAGAATTCTCCGAAAATGATGAGAGATGGCAGATGCTTCCGGTGAGCTTTATTCTTTTACTgtttgtgttaaaggggttgtctcacgtcgGCGAATGgcgtttatcatgtagataaagttaatatacgctacttaccaatgtattgtgattgtccatgtttccTCCTTGGCtggctttatttatttttcccatctcatttccaggggtttatATGATCTCCTATATTGTGGAGACCTGAACTTTCTGCAGTTCTTGAGAAAATGAGTTACAGCGCCATACCTATGGTTGTGATAAACTGCAGGAGGTCCGCCCATAATATGGGCACAAAAAGCCCCTGTACACCAGTCTGAAAAGCTTCAGTCCGCCAGTCTTGATACCTCTGCACCACcgaaggatgcacctaatttatgaaaaGGCGCAGGCCTTGtcgtaaattaggcgcatcctttgACAACCCATGCGCCTAAACAGAAATACATTTCTGGCTTCATATGCACCAGAAAACTagcataaatgaagataaatttgtcgtgATGGATGGCTACGGCCCCTTCCTGTCCAACCAGAGAGTTGATTAGATGAGCAAGCACTCAtctactcaccccccccccccctccatatgtGTCTGTATTAACCCAGCTGCAGTGGTGGTCGACAAAATGTGACCCCTGCAGCCAATAACTAGTCTCATCGGGTCAACCAGAGGACAGTGATTGacagcactggtcacatgacaacaTGATGTCACCGCTGACGTCTTTTAAATAGAATCCAGTTGGAAGAACGGCGGTGGTGCACGATCTGTCAGGTAAGTACTTATCGTTTCCATACTGCAGGTGGATTCTGAGGGTTGTCAGGTTTCTGCCTGAAGCCAGACAATCTCTTTAACATGCCTGCGACTAGAATATAATGACTCGAGCTTATATATAGTGGTAGCATATTAAAGCCCACAATCGTTTCGAAAGATATGAGACAAAGCTGTAGCTTCAAAAATCTGGGTGCAAAATTAGTTTGAAGTCAAGAAGCAGGAGAAAAACGttaattttatatttgtatatatctGGAAGGGAAAGGAGAGGAAGAAGGGTGGACTACCACCACAAAGATTATAGCAGGTTATTGTCATGTCTCTTTCTATATATCTTTTCAATAACTCCTGTGGGCTGAAGCAGGAACTTTTCTTCATGTGATCACCCCTCTTACCAATAATAGACGATATGTGCTCTGATTATCCCATCTAGATGGCTATTTATTTCAACTAAAGAGAAGATGAGGAGCTTGCATGCCTAATAAGGCCATTTGTTGACTCTGACTCAGATTTTTGTTAGCATCTGAATGGCTGATATTTTTTTGGATTATTCAGTCATCTCTGGTGATTATATAAAGATCTGGGTATGTAGACTGCCATAATTTCTCTATTGAACTTTCAGGTTTTTAGCCAAAAACATTAATCTTTAAGCATTACAAAATGTTAGCAGAATGGGAAAATACTTGGCTTTTTCACAAAGTGGCACAAAATATTTGggtatgtgtttattgtttttttattttttttcttcaggatTCATTTGTGTGGAAATTCTCCTGACAAAGAATTGCAAGAGAACTTTTTAAACTGTATTGAGTTTTTGTCCACGAGTTTATTTTCACACATTTGCTCTAGCACATACCATTAGTGTTGTGTATGTCCAGTCTGCACAGCTCAGTTTCTTACAGTAAttataaatgttttatttatttgatattaGAAGCCTCCTAGGACGCCATCACCTCCCAGCAAATCAACCCCTCGCAGAAAGCTTCGTCGCAGTCCTTCAGCTCTAGGATTTGTTTCTCCTCGTCGTCCCCCTTCCCGCCTAACTTCTAGAACGCCATCACCCTCTAGTTATGGAAGCCCTAGGTTTCCAAGAAGACCGCACTCCTTAACTCGGTTTTTATCTCGGTCTCCCTCACCATCTGTAAGAAGCTCATTGACCAGTCCATCTCCACGGACAAGGCTAGGGAGGCGAAGTCGAACACCTATGTCCCAGAGGAGTGACATTAAATCCCTTGATGAGCTCTTCTTCAGATCTGAGGATCTTAGTAGTGCAAGTTCCAACGgtaagtttacattttttatcttttttatatgtggtattttaaccccttcaggaccccgacatttttcaccttaaggaccaggccatttttgggaaatctgacgtgtcagtttatgtggtgataactttaaaacacttttacttatccaagccattctgagattgttttctcgccacttattgtacttcatgacagtggtaaatttgagtcaaaatatttcatttttatttataaaaaaaaataccaaatttaccaaaaatttgaaaaaaatcgcaattttctaaatttcaattgctCTTCTTTTAAAtccgatagtgatacctcctcgaatagttattactttacatttcccatatgtctacttcatgtttggatcattttgtaaattaaattttctttatttgggatgttagaaggcttagaagcaaatcttgaaatttttcagaaaatttccaaaacccattttttaaggaccagttcagtgacGGCAGCATCTCCAATCCAATAAGGCTTTATTCACGCACGGTGCATTAAACAGTACACACGGTTCAGATACAGCAACTTTTCGGCTACatagtagcctttgtcaagctaactCAGAAGTGTTAGATAGGGGTATATAAAGTGCATACAATCCCTCCTCCTATACCCATCAACGATTAAAATGTCTAATTATACATTAGTAATATCTGTGT from the Bufo bufo chromosome 2, aBufBuf1.1, whole genome shotgun sequence genome contains:
- the C2H19orf44 gene encoding uncharacterized protein C19orf44 homolog, coding for MARSGMRSSALARAQSQLAGQRVPVRPKDAADELQEYMHALSKKTSALKLSQPPVSDLSDSSAEEQDSEKYRATASPQQLSGTHSRFLKKKTPSSNDVKKNAIVTTEAKMPAHPQPVQSKMPTSAALRRLAEIEYRHQLRKSQIDISENDSDLRTSEERPFSNRSSSEFSTREKIFLKKKVNIMEPEHARQNSGHVVHNKTAKSKPGTIESEEEEMLHLVGSSVEFSENDERWQMLPKPPRTPSPPSKSTPRRKLRRSPSALGFVSPRRPPSRLTSRTPSPSSYGSPRFPRRPHSLTRFLSRSPSPSVRSSLTSPSPRTRLGRRSRTPMSQRSDIKSLDELFFRSEDLSSASSNDFKLNILSLDDLALPVDAEESKEKVIREKAKDKYLSSAQDKGHTPTKEAKSLTRHSTSDEESVVEAHTETNKESEILTHRRNERSSSSDKSTVNSLYSEDFEESVLTDTEHSSASDSRSYSKSMAGQKSILSSDRSYTPPNKARQRKTMAENIHRVTVKEIAVQTSDAGFTYRWPHASIDFKHTVAPFMDPVSMVSHVVSPDLIEALTTYNPMALALNDMLKQQLFLTQSFVDMARQLYLSTVKSLEGESFCYTTLKNTKEYIQQQRALKWKHGQETS